In the genome of Oncorhynchus mykiss isolate Arlee chromosome 18, USDA_OmykA_1.1, whole genome shotgun sequence, one region contains:
- the LOC110495817 gene encoding rho GTPase-activating protein 6 isoform X3: MGDSVFLERHNSYLGDFTWNSLSGRSVRLTPTAIQSLSELERTWLQEVAFNRLHQDYDLGCQITIPKDGQKRKKSLRRKLDSLAKEKNKDKECIPQAFGMALSQVIANDRTHRQRQDGLRQDPPHREEHKDPSDLVSSILQFATKRSTNKELSSSNSSLSSTSETANESTSPNTPEAAPRARRRGGMSVDSITDLDNNQSRLLEALQLSLPAEAPSKKEKHRDKRLSLNPIYRQVPRLVDSCCQHLEKYGLQTVGIFRVGSSKKRVRQLREEFDRGVDVQLDEEHSVHDVAALLKEFLRDMPDPLLTKELYTAFINTMLLDCEEQQSATQLLVYLLPACNSDTLHRLLQFLSTVANHAHDSQDKDGQEVTGNKMTSLNLATIFGPNLLHKQKSSDKEFSVQSSARAEESTAVIAVLQRMITTFHSLFMVPPDLQNEVLMTLLETDPDVVDYLLRRKASQGPDVLRSEDPFSLSERRSSSDSNKVSSGELSPYDNNSPILSEHPGEGTSPGSERLFHVPEQYTLVRQVEGRTRNPHGSNPWVSKEEHANIWGAWHSTLKPGLKDQAYAGSHSNMSEGSSRSSQEGLDCLQGDARQVVRRTQTSLGVAECRPHPPVTRVCSSPHGEAGRPLLLLSLNPLTPPHPHPDSQSAASSAEDLPQGIRHQAILSPNSAHLGPALSGRPPPPPYNSSSSRLSPAASKPAQPVSPSPAAPLHQQPLQGGRPTVPQNSASPTTYSMVPMSQEWQDWQRDRWQIWQLLSSENADTLPETLV, from the exons GGTGACTTCACCTGGAACAGCCTGTCAGGGCGGAGTGTACGGCTGACGCCGACGGCCATCCAGAGCCTGTCGGAGCTGGAACGGACCTGGCTACAGGAGGTAGCCTTCAACAGGCTCCATCAAGACTATGACCTGGGCTGTCAGATCACCATCCCCAAAG aTGGACAGAAAAGGAAGAAGTCGCTGAGGAGGAAGTTGGACTCTTTGGcgaaagagaaaaataaagataaaG aATGCATCCCCCAGGCCTTCGGTATGGCCCTGTCCCAGGTAATCGCCAACGACCGGACCCACAGGCAGCGCCAGGACGGCCTGCGTCAGGACCCTCCTCACAGGGAGGAGCATAAGGACCCGTCGGACCTGGTGTCGTCCATCTTGCAGTTTGCCACCAAGAGGTCCACCAATAAGGAGCTGTCCAGCAGTAACTCCTCCCTCAGCTCCACCTCGGAGACAGCTAACGAGTCCACGTCGCCCAACACGCCCGAGGCTGCCCCGCGGGCGCGCAGGAGG GGGGGCATGTCAGTGGACTCCATCACAGATCTGGACAATAACCAATCCCGCCTGTTGGAGGCGCTGCAGCTCTCTCTGCCCGCTGAAGCGCCCAGCAAGAAGGAGAAGCACCGGGACAAGAGGCTGAGCCTCAACCCTATCTACAGACAGGTGCCTCGCCTGGTGGACAGCTGCTGCCAGCACCTGGAGAAGTATG GTCTTCAGACGGTGGGGATATTCCGAGTGGGGAGCTCCAAGAAGAGAGTGAGGCAG CTGAGGGAGGAGTTTGACCGGGGAGTGGACGTCCAGTTGGATGAGGAGCACAGTGTCCACGACGTGGCCGCGCTGCTCAAGGAGTTCCTCAGAGACATGCCTGACCCTCTCCTCACCAAGGAGCTCTACACTGCCTTCATAAACACCATGT TGCTGGACTGTGAGGAGCAGCAGAGTGCCACCCAGCTCCTGGTTTACCTGCTGCCAGCCTGTAACAGCGACACCCTGCACCGCCTCCTGCAGTTCCTCTCTACCGTGGCCAACCACGCCCACGACAGCCAGGACAAAGACGGACAGGAG GTGACCGGGAACAAGATGACCTCTCTGAACCTGGCCACCATCTTTGGTCCTAACCTCCTCCACAAGCAGAAGAGTTCAGACAAGGAGTTCAGTGTGCAGAGTTCGGCCCGCGCAGAGGAGAGCACTGCTGTTATCGCTGTCCTCCAGAGGATGATCACAACCTTCCACTCTCTCTTCATG GTGCCCCCCGACCTGCAGAATGAGGTCCTAATGACTTTACTGGAGACTGATCCTGATGTGGTAGACTATCTGCTCAGGAGAAAAGCATCACA GGGTCCAGACGTGTTGCGATCGGAGGATCCTTTCTCCCTGAGCGAGAGGCGCTCATCCAGTGACTCCAACAAGGTCTCCAGTGGAGAGCTGTCCCCCTATGACAACAACTCCCCCATCCTGTCTGAGCACCCGGGGGAAGGGACCAGCCCAGGGTCAGAGAGGCTCTTTCATGTCCCAGAACAGTACACCCTGGTGAGGCAGGTAGAAGGACGGACACGGAACCCCCATGGGTCCAATCCCTGGGTCTCAAAGG AGGAGCATGCTAATATCTGGGGAGCCTGGCATTCTACTCTGAAACCAGGGCTGAAGGACCAGGCTTATGCAG GTTCCCATAGCAACATGTCAGAGGGCAGCTCACGCAGCTCCCAGGAAGGACTTGACTGTCTCCAAGGCGATGCCAGGCAGGTGGTACGACGGACACAGACCTCGCTGGGCGTGGCTGAGTGCAGGCCCCACCCCCCTGTGACACGGGTCTGCAGCAGCCCTCACGGCGAGGCGGGACGGCCGCTCCTCCTGCTGAGCCTCAACCCTTTGACCCCACCCCATCCGCACCCCGACAGCCAATCAGCAGCCAGCAGCGCAGAGGACCTCCCCCAGGGCATTAGACACCAGGCTATCCTCAGCCCTAACTCTGCCCACTTGGGTCCCGCCCTCTCAGGGCGTCCACCCCCTCCCCCGTACAACAGCTCGTCCTCCAGGCTCTCCCCTGCTGCCTCTAAACCAGCCCagcctgtctccccctcccccgcaGCACCCCTTCACCAGCAACCCCTGCAGGGTGGGAGGCCAACGGTGCCACAGAACTCAGCCTCCCCTACCACGTACAGCATGGTACCCATGAGCCAGGAGTGGCAGGACTGGCAGAGGGACAGATGGCAGATCTGGCAACTCTTGTCCTCGGAAAATGCAGACACACTCCCAGAGACACTGGTGTAA